The Raphanus sativus cultivar WK10039 chromosome 2, ASM80110v3, whole genome shotgun sequence DNA segment ggtggagttttttagttaaaaagaataaaactcaaatcccattgttttaggtgatattctagagtagtttaacaaaaaacacctaaatctctgcaacttattaaaatcatctaaaactctattaaaattcaaatcacatcaaatgctaaattgaatacatccccttaGTGTTTCTATGCATTGTTTCTATGTATAATACTGCTAAATATTccaattattttctttaaccTACCCATGACCATATATATACCGTCTCAAATATTGTATTAGCCATCCCATAAAAATTTTAGTCTTCTCTAAATCTGTAATACTAAAAGAAAGATTTAGGTTGtcccactttttttttaaatgggtcGGCTTATTGggaaaaagtaatttttttttatcatcagcATAAAAACACACTCTCATCACTCTCATCGGGAAAAAGTAATAtacttacaaaataataaagaattgtATTGGTGccaaaatacaaatttaatcaaatataaaattttaactttacaatactatattttaaaatgtttagtaTCTAAACTCACCTTGCGCAAGACACAGTCTTATCCTAGTATCTATTAAATGAGACTTCATATTCATggtcatttatattttattataacaaaaaaggTTAAACCATTGACTCAATCTGGGATTTTAAACGgctaagtaatttataatcatttaaaagaaatttaagatatagcatataagaaaaagagctaatttttattatatatttaatatgattgtttatttttctaataatataaaattaaacaaaaaggaggtgttttattatttctaatcattaattttcatatatatgttaatcatattaggtaattttgtagcttttatttaagcaaagaatcaaaactattttttgtacattattaattaatttgataGTTAGTTTAGTAAAAAGTACAATATATGTTTGAATGGATCAACCTATTTTTATAAGGATTCTAAAAATCATCATGATGATGATATATtgatataagaaaatgttgtaatgtttttcaattaatatataagagatatacttctctaaatactaaaatatttatcactTATCTATATTGATTAAAACCGGTATGCTTTTGTATTGTTGAGATATCAATCTAAGTCTCACATTGGATGTTTAGAaaaataatgtctagtatataaagtGTGTCTAACTCTGATTAGTATGGAGCCTTTTGAGAAGGAACCCAGaaacaaatccatgcgggctttgcTTTCGGATCCAAAATAGACAATATCATACTAATTGTTCGTGAAGAGGTGGACATGGAGCTTGTAAAATCCCatcatatatatactttttttttgtcatcgcccatcatatatatactaaaatataccTTTTTAAATACTAGAATCGAATTTAATTATTACTACTCATCTAATGTGATACACTTCTTCTCTaaaatattgtaccatctaatGTTATGGTTGgtatacaataattttatacacCATATTTTATGCTCAATAATGAATCTTTACAAAATCAAATTGATAAAATACTTTACCAAACCATctgttaaaaacaaaattatatatatcaagttgaataaattttatatgaagtatttataagaaacttttttatttaaaataagtttaagaactattaaaatcctaaaaatctatatattaaaTTAGCCAAGACTCTGCcaagtaaattttaaatctcaCCAACTCAGTAATTCTAATTCTTATAAGATGcacaaaaatataatgaaaaagaGTAGATAAGTTCTTTCAACTTCTAGACAATTAGACATAAATAGGTATTTGAAAACTTGAATCGACCATCTACACTAAGAGAAATATGAAACACATattgtataatataaaaatattaccaaCTTGATAGATACATGTTAAATTTGATTGTTCTTGACTATACTAGCGTTTCCAACTTCCTTCTAATTGGCAAAAAATTACTTTATCTAATTAATATATTCCCAGGtctataatatattatattttatttcgtCACATAGTTTGGTCTATGATCATATTTACATAAAATCAAGAAAGCATAATATAATGGTGTGATGCTGATCATTTGTTTTCACACTTGTGGAATATATGatgatacaaatattttttggtatagCTCAGTTTATACTATAGCAAACCGAATTGAGCTGTAGTAATTTGAGCTCgagtaaaaaatgtatttgtttCCAGCTGATTTGTTAATGGATAAACATTATCAGATTTTATGCAAGGAATATAACCAGTGAATATTTCCTCATTATTTGTTGTATAATCACTTTTTTGGTAAGTGTACCAAAATAAATTACgtaaattatagttttgtactatcatatatataaatcagtAAAATCAAAATGACAGTATTTTATTATCATCGGTTTATCATAttccaaaacaaatatataaaaagttatatagaAATTTTGAGTCCATATGTTAGGTTTAAGTTTTGGtcgtattttttttgtttctaattcgttatatataacattttcgAGTATAATTATATTAGGATTTATGCAAGTCATTTAATAGAGGATCCTCATTATTGATTGTAAATTATATTCCTTCTTTTACAAAGTGTACAATTTCTACAACAACCATATATTcctaaattttagaaatatgatTTCTAATTTACTTATTGAGCAATTATATTCCTTTAATATGGCGATTTGATGAATTCACCCCCTTAATTTTTGTCAATCAATATTAATTTGAATACGTTTAAATACATGTAATGAGATTAAATTACGGTAATAATTAATGTAATGTTTTTTCGATCTAGATAATTGTTCTCGATTTCGAGTATTATGgcaagtatatatttttattggagCGCAAGTTACGTCAATTTACATTGTCAATATTACATTCATTATGATCGAAATATTATAGATTTGCTTGATCAATACAATAGTTGTCGATTTCGCAGATTATGGCAAGTTTACATTTGTAGTGGAGCGCAAGTTACGTCGAATTAATTTGAGAATATTATAGTCATTATGGCTATTTGATTATTATTTCTTAGCCCTAGCCGACTATAATCGACTATATAACCAGAATTTCCGACCTCTCAACGCCTCACAACATTCATATTCACTCTTAGATCATATACCTACTCAAACCATTCTCGCAGGCAATTTCTCATGgctttatattttgtttttgcaagTAATCTtatctaattttgttttcttatattttgtttctgcatggtttaactaatctattgCATATGCTTcgttttatcttatatttataatttattttatgaaaacaaatattttattatctgcgttttattttatctttacttgataatttttatattagtatttGCTTACTATTATTGATTCACTTTCACGAACTataattcaattaaaaaaaaaaatacacaagttaaaaaaaaacgaaaattaatgtAGTATTTCTTTCTATGAATTTACCTTTATAATGTCTATTAATTCAAAATGATAATTTCTTCAAATTTATTCACTCCGCGCAGGGCGCGTATTATCAACTAGTAAATAGGTATTTGAAAACTTTGGTTTGGTTAGGATCAGTTCTTTTTTTAGGTTTGGATTTGTTCAGTTCAAAATTCAAATATCTCTAAAACAGCTGTAATTTTCAGGATATATGATACACCAAAATTGTGTCTTGTTCTACTACAAACTGACAGTGTAGATGTTATATTTGAGATTCAATTCAAGAAGATCGGTTTACAATTTATCTCTATGCAGAAGGCACTGAATTTTCACGAAAAAAAAACCTGTATTTCCCTAAAAATTAAGAAGAAAACTTTTGTAAAGGTTTTGGCTACCAAAAAGTCAACTGATTGTTGTATTTTTggaaatgtatttaattttgagTATTGGTCAAGAATCATAAAGTCGCTGCCAATAGAAATTTTACATgtcataaatttaatttagaaaatgGGCAGAGGGATTTAATTATCCAAACTCCTATGTAGTATTTATCGTCTCTCAAGTCTCAAGTCCAACGCTTCAGTTCACCTACCGCTTCCGACAAAACTCTTTTATACCTTCTCCGCCGAGATCTCCTCCATGGCTCCGATTGCTGTCGGCGATGTTGTACCCGAAGGAACTATCTCCTTCTTCGACGAGAACGATCAGCTCCAGACTGTCTCTGTTCACGCCCTCGCCGCTGGTAAGAAGGTCATCCTCTTCGGTGTCCCTGGTGCTTTCACCCCCACCTGCAGGTAAAAATAAAATCCTCCACCCACTAACCTCTTTTTCCTTGTAATAGATCCGAGAGACTTATTCGATTTCGAGATCTTGTCTCTAAGATTATAGGGTTTCAGATCTATCCTCAAGTTAGTTGTGTATGTCAGTGGAGATCTGGGTTTTGATTCTAAGCTGATGAATCTTGTTGACTTgtgtctttatttattttttccccTGGATTAGTATGAAGCATGTGCCTGGATTCATTGAGAAAGCAGAGGAGCTGAGGTCAAAGGGTGTTGACGAGATCATTTGCTTTAGTGGTGAGTGTTGgtaaaatcaaaaaatataaaagatgtTTGGTATATGATAGTAACAACGACATCGTTTTGCACTTGATTTGTTTGTTGCAGTGAATGATCCGTTTGTCATGAAGGCATGGGGGAAGACATACCCGGAAAACAAGCATGTCAAGTTTGTGGCAGACGGTTCAGGAGAATACACGAAGCTTCTTGGACTCGAGCTTGACCTCACGGACAAGGGCCTTGGTGTTAGGTCAAGGAGATTTGCTCTGCTGCTCGATAACCTTAAGGTCACTGTTGCCAACGTTGAATCTGGCGGCGAGTTCACTGTTTCCAGCGCCGATGATATCCTCAAGGCTCTCTAAGAAACTGTATCATCTGTGTGTATCTCTGGCCTGATTTCTGACAATATATTGGGCATAATAATAAAGTGGTTTAAGTtgctattttaataataataaactattggttcttcttcttgtcattcttcgtataatttataaaataaatttgagtAATTCGTAAATTTGAAGGATGCATACCAAATATTTGCATTCTGGTCGAGACTATGACATGGACACATACCTTTAACCTACTTAGGCTAGTATGGTTTGTATCATACTTTTTATTACTGGGCAGTCTACTTGTCCGTAACACTCGCCAAGTAAGAATAGTTGGTTATCATCCTCTGCATTATGGTAGAGTAGTCATGTTTTTGTGTTATTAATTCAGTTTTACATTCTCGTCACTCAGAAAACTCCTAAAAATTAACACAAATGGTACTCCATAAATTGCATCcacaatattttacaaaaccaACTTGAACTTTGAAGGAGAAAATCTTAAATCTCTATGTATCTGTGTTCTtaaaactgaaagaaaaaacatatagaAAAACTTAAAGACTCacgaaacccaaaaaaaaaattattgcatTTCTTCACCTCAAAAATGATGGACAttttgttttgacaaaaaaaatagtaaagaaCGTTCTGAAAACCTTGAAATCATCCAGAGATAAATATATTCGCATCACAACACAAGTCCTTTCTAACCTCAAGGAGATAATAAACAACGTTGAGTGTGGTGCGAGTTCATGGTTTCCTGCACCGGTGATATCTTCAAGGCTCTCTAAGAAACTTCATCATTTCGctcaacatatttaaaatcactGCACTGCAAGTGAAAGTAGAGGATTAATAGCGATTTGAGTTGGTTTCAGACAAAAAGAAGCAGGCATAACAAAGCGATAACTTACACTTCTCTGGTATCCGGATTATTAAAAGAGtaactagagcttgacccgcacgcccgtgcgggtgtttATTTTTACTACACGATTTaaaagtattattaatatattatgttgttttgggttcaatttaaaatcaattgcaTACAGTGACTTGTGTTTCAGGATTATTTGCAATATATGTTGATGTAGGAGAATTTCATGTTTAAGAACTCTATTGAAACCGTTTTGATTTGTCATATGTATCTTAACAGAGCCGATCTATAACGAAAGAAGACAAAGATCTGTTTTACATACGCCAGTTTCTCATAGTACTGGCTTTCAGATAATATGAATACAAAGAAGAAATACAACAATATTGGAATTTTTTGACATAGTTATCTTATAGGCTTGCCACCCGAGTATCTACAACAGTTTCATCTGCAAGAATACTTCAGAGTTtcacgtcttttttttttaactttcagaGTTTCACGTCTTTAATAAGATTAAACTTCGGTTAGTCACTATTTTTCTGTTTGTGTGTTTTGGatgcaaagaaaataaaaggggaaatgcatatatatatatatatatattatatatatatatatatataaggacgATAGTCGTAGTGATTTTTATACCTGGAACATTCTTTTTTAGACTATcggaaataaattttataaaaattaataaagaatGAATGTTTAAAACAGAGTGAATCAAGTAAAAGATATATGCTAGATTTAGGTATCGATTGTAGTTAATATTGCTGAGATTACTGTGAATAActtttaacattaaaaatattcttattgTTAGTTACAGAATATTTAAGATTATGGACtgagtttttatatatatggaaaTGTAGTTATTAGCAGTTCTTTTAAATATTCGATGGTCTGTTTTGTTAAGTTTAGATTTTTAGAACTAATTTAGATATCTATGTCGCGTTAATATCAATTACGTAGTGtacaatttaaaatcaaatgtaattttttttccaattacTAAACCGGTTTGATAAATTGTTGCTATCACGAAATCTTTAATCATAGAAAGATCAAACCAATTACTCTGTCAGCCACAAAAGGCGATAGTATACAATCCATGGCCAACGTTTTAACAAACCATCTAATGGCCTGTTCATGCATGCTAGAAAAGAAAAGCAATGAAACCCAACTAAAATTATAGGCAGCAAAATTTTAGGTCTTTTTAACTGAAACGATTATACTGtcaaaaaaatagataaaagaaATTCCCAGTTCGATATATAATATGAACACAATCAGTGAATATCTAGGTTTGAGTTAGACTGTAATTGTAAAACTcacagttttgtttttttttttgtcaacctcgTAGTTTTGATAATATGGACGAAGTGGCACCGAAAAGTTAATGGCACGGTTTGATCTCAacagaaaatattttactacaataaatgattaataattttatttaaaataaatctatctTAATTACTCAATGGCATAAGGATGTAATTATTGAGGAAAACTTAGGGCTAAATacaaatgtacttcagttttaatagattagatggtTGAAAGATTATAAAGTACTTCTTATCACGACATACAGCAATAAATAGGCAGTGCACCAAGGAATAAGATCAACTCGAATCAATGGAAAGAGTCACGAAAATGAGtgacaaataaagaaaaaggaagcatgtctcagtgttttgaaaata contains these protein-coding regions:
- the LOC108822284 gene encoding peroxiredoxin-2B: MAPIAVGDVVPEGTISFFDENDQLQTVSVHALAAGKKVILFGVPGAFTPTCSMKHVPGFIEKAEELRSKGVDEIICFSVNDPFVMKAWGKTYPENKHVKFVADGSGEYTKLLGLELDLTDKGLGVRSRRFALLLDNLKVTVANVESGGEFTVSSADDILKAL